The Anas platyrhynchos isolate ZD024472 breed Pekin duck chromosome 3, IASCAAS_PekinDuck_T2T, whole genome shotgun sequence genome includes a window with the following:
- the LOC101798418 gene encoding pantetheinase, whose amino-acid sequence MGFLRARASAVVLVLSALEAWALDSYIAAVYEHSVLLSEDTEKPTSPEEALMLMDRNMDVLEVAIKEAARQGAHIVVTPEDGIYGWVFTRETIYPYLEGIPDPQVDWIPCADPERFAPSPVQKRLSCLARNNSIYVVANMGDKKPCNSSDPRCPADGHYQYNTNVVFDSEGKLVARYHKYNLFVTEKQFNYPKYPEFVTFNTSFGYFGIFTCADILFHDPAVVLASRFQVDTILFPTAWVNTLPLLSAVQFHSAWAMGMGVNFLSANTRNSTLDMTGSGIYAPDGPRTYYYNTETENGHLLVKELSSHPRRSPGYPPAVNWKLYASSIKWLPSNDHYFSGVIYHDLFSFTELTEPEGNRAICQKDLCCHLSYKMTEKQKDDIYVLGAFDGLHVVEGEYYLQVCTLLKCRSTDLSTCGQPVETAQTKFDMFSLSGTFGTNYVFPEILYSGVQLAPGEFEVLSDGRVISRTGTSEPVLSITLFGRWYEKDPPHTERASP is encoded by the exons ATGGGGTTTTTGAGAGCTCGTGCCTCTGCTGTGGTTTTGGTGCTGTCTGCTCTTGAGGCCTGGGCCCTGGACAGCTACATTGCAGCCGTCTATGAGCACAGTGTGCTCTTGTCAGAGGACACTGAAAAACCTACTTCTCCTGAGGAGGCTTTGATGCTGATGGACAGAAACATGGATGTTTTGGAAGTGGCCATCAAAGAAGCAGCCAGACAG GGTGCCCACATCGTTGTGACTCCTGAAGATGGCATTTATGGCTGGGTGTTCACAAGGGAGACGATATACCCTTATCTTGAAGGTATTCCAGACCCACAGGTGGACTGGATTCCATGTGCTGATCCTGAAAG ATTTGCTCCTTCACCAGTGCAGAAAAGACTGAGCTGCCTGGCAAGGAATAACTCCATCTATGTGGTTGCAAATATGGGAGACAAGAAGCCGTGTAATTCCAGTGACCCAAGGTGCCCAGCTGATGGTCACTACCAGTACAATACCAACGTTGTCTTTGATTCAGAAGGGAAACTGGTGGCTCGTTATCACAAG TATAACCTTTTTGTGACAGAGAAACAATTTAATTATCCCAAGTATCCAGAATTTGTGACTTTCAATACATCCTTTGGATATTTCGGCATTTTTACTTGTGCAGACATACTCTTTCATGACCCAGCTGTGGTCCTGGCAAGCAGATTTCAGGTTGACACAATTCTATTCCCAACTGCTTGGGTTAATACTCTTCCACTTCTGTCGGCTGTCCAGTTTCACTCAGCATGGGCTATGGGAATGGGTGTCAACTTTCTTTCGGCAAATACACGTAACTCCACTTTAGATATGACAG gGAGTGGTATTTATGCCCCAGATGGTCCAAGAACATATTATTATaatactgaaacagaaaatggtCACCTACTTGTGAAAGAGCTGAGTTCACATCCACGTCGGTCTCCTGGCTATCCTCCTGCCGTTAACTGGAAGTTGTATGCCAGCAGTATCAAATGGCTTCCATCAAATGACCACTATTTCAGTGGTGTCATTTATCATGATCTCTTCTCTTTCACTGAACTCACTGAACCTGAGGGAAATCGTGCTATTTGCCAGAAGGACCTCTGTTGCCACCTGAGTTACAAGATgacagagaagcagaaagatgACATTTATGTTCTAGGTGCCTTTGATGGACTACATGTTGTTGAAGGAGAGTATTATCTGCAG GTATGCACACTGCTCAAGTGTAGGAGCACAGACCTGAGCACGTGTGGACAGCCGGTGGAGACTGCACAGACCAAGTTTGACATGTTCTCCCTCAGCGGCACGTTTGGCACTAACTATGTCTTTCCAGAGATCTTGTATAGTGGAGTGCAGCTGGCCCCTGGGGAATTTGAG GTACTAAGTGATGGACGTGTGATAAGCCGGACTGGTACATCTGAGCCAGTTTTGAGTATAACGCTCTTCGGGAGATGGTATGAAAAGGACCCCCCACACACAGAGCGAGCTTCACCATGA